The following proteins are co-located in the Verrucomicrobiota bacterium genome:
- a CDS encoding sigma-70 family RNA polymerase sigma factor, with product MEFNQKSADFLDEAFVAEISDAQTPLRAYILKLVGNHHAAQDVLQETNVILWKKRMDWDPNTLFLKWAFRVAYFQTKAHFRDQSRERKRLTFSDELIDQLALNEPNFTSEAQLQEALNHCLEKMDTDKRNALIQRYAGKYSVEEIAKQIGLNPNTLSQNLRRLRSKLSICIQSRLQTT from the coding sequence GTGGAGTTCAATCAAAAATCAGCCGATTTTCTAGATGAAGCCTTTGTCGCTGAGATTTCGGACGCACAGACTCCTCTGCGCGCCTACATTCTCAAGTTGGTCGGTAATCATCACGCTGCCCAAGACGTTCTACAGGAAACAAACGTCATACTTTGGAAGAAGCGCATGGATTGGGATCCAAATACCCTTTTTCTCAAGTGGGCTTTCCGTGTCGCCTACTTTCAAACGAAAGCACATTTCCGGGATCAGTCGCGTGAAAGGAAACGACTGACGTTCAGTGACGAGCTCATAGATCAGTTGGCACTCAACGAACCAAACTTCACCTCAGAGGCGCAACTCCAGGAAGCGCTCAACCACTGCCTTGAAAAAATGGACACCGATAAACGAAACGCACTCATACAACGTTACGCTGGAAAATATAGTGTTGAAGAAATCGCCAAACAAATAGGACTGAACCCCAACACGCTATCCCAGAATCTCCGACGTCTTCGATCAAAGCTCTCAATTTGTATCCAAAGTCGCTTACAAACTACGTAA
- a CDS encoding discoidin domain-containing protein, which translates to MSKQSSHFENLVWKYLDEEISESEFAELEKLLEKNADYRDLYQHLVEVHLSLSNHAKYPDRNTKTIAPVFAQRTSPTQGVRKERSLTWFAGIAAMMCFGLFIFSLVKKDPELEVVYIAIRDADIRGPSIEVGDRANTQMTLLMSGAVALQFPSNTKTIIEGPAFYQIQDNGSIKVSSGTITVDHQGDPGTFKVITPLGELVDMGTKFGVKIGNGVTDSMVMAEVYEGEVVYKSEMRSPVSVTEGNAFAILGNSQAKDMVSEIDGESVRVSGLFNLADDEGHLKRNENLALGKPATVSSYYNNPKIGSVFGPDGLTDNRFADSGSPWDWAFWLANDGDTGIATIDLLDSYDISRVEIQNTRNRQYFNRGMKDFVIETSIDGEDFLQVKKGTLDQIEWHDLSYYKFESFEFESTPARYVRIRGLSYYPAYNDNHMGGAGLNEVRVFE; encoded by the coding sequence ATGAGCAAACAATCCTCCCATTTTGAGAACCTAGTCTGGAAGTATCTCGACGAGGAGATTTCCGAAAGCGAGTTCGCCGAGCTCGAGAAACTGCTCGAGAAGAACGCCGACTATCGAGATCTCTATCAACATCTAGTTGAGGTTCACTTAAGCCTCAGCAACCATGCAAAGTACCCGGATCGGAATACTAAAACTATTGCCCCGGTTTTTGCACAACGGACGTCGCCTACTCAAGGCGTTCGCAAAGAACGAAGCCTCACCTGGTTCGCAGGCATCGCCGCCATGATGTGCTTTGGCTTGTTTATCTTTTCACTCGTCAAGAAGGACCCCGAACTGGAGGTTGTGTATATCGCAATCCGCGATGCGGATATCCGAGGTCCGAGTATTGAAGTTGGAGATCGGGCAAACACTCAAATGACGCTACTCATGAGTGGCGCGGTCGCCCTTCAATTCCCAAGCAATACGAAGACAATTATCGAAGGCCCGGCCTTCTATCAGATCCAAGACAATGGATCCATCAAGGTTTCATCCGGAACGATCACAGTGGATCATCAAGGGGATCCGGGGACCTTCAAGGTCATCACCCCCCTTGGGGAATTGGTGGACATGGGCACCAAATTCGGTGTCAAAATCGGGAACGGAGTTACGGACTCTATGGTGATGGCTGAAGTCTATGAGGGAGAAGTAGTTTACAAAAGTGAAATGAGATCACCCGTAAGCGTGACTGAGGGAAACGCCTTTGCGATCCTCGGAAACAGCCAAGCTAAAGACATGGTTTCGGAGATCGATGGAGAATCGGTAAGGGTCTCTGGATTATTCAACCTTGCCGACGACGAAGGGCATCTAAAGCGAAACGAGAACCTGGCTCTCGGAAAACCTGCAACGGTTTCGAGCTATTATAACAACCCAAAAATTGGTTCTGTATTCGGCCCGGACGGATTGACGGACAATCGGTTTGCAGACTCAGGTTCACCTTGGGATTGGGCTTTCTGGTTAGCAAACGATGGTGATACGGGAATCGCGACAATCGACCTTCTCGACAGTTACGACATATCCCGGGTCGAGATTCAAAACACTCGCAATCGCCAGTATTTTAATCGGGGAATGAAAGATTTTGTCATCGAAACATCGATCGATGGAGAGGACTTCCTACAGGTCAAAAAGGGCACACTGGACCAGATCGAATGGCATGATTTGAGTTATTACAAATTTGAATCGTTCGAGTTTGAGAGCACACCGGCTCGCTATGTCAGAATCAGAGGACTCAGCTACTACCCAGCCTACAACGACAACCACATGGGAGGAGCAGGCCTCAACGAAGTCAGGGTCTTCGAGTAG
- a CDS encoding glycoside hydrolase family 2 TIM barrel-domain containing protein encodes MNPQERYPSRQIVSLDGLWDFARTDPKKDIDSLDLRSVQFEETINVPGCFDMLPSLIGWRGGVLYRRKIKVPPGARARLCFGGLSIWGKVFADGVKVGDQRKPYSTFCCDLPVSEREERSLVVYVDNRFDGERCPLVQPYHDYYLYGGIIRSVSLQLLPESFVENIRVFATDYESGRVKVTVSVAGKRPERNKIFYAFDDAQIESVDSEMTDGILSFEATVPRFKVWSPDSPNLHTLRLIFGPDESNVSFGIRRVETKENQIVLNGSSIKLLGVNRHEAHPTFGAAVPLQQQIADLQLLKDLGCNFIRGSHYPQDEDFLELCDRMGFLVWEESVGWGQTAEHFRNEDYCNLNLAQTREMIEGHWNHPCIIMWGFQNESESHLDSADSHYNDLLTLCRDLDDSRLVVSATNKGMQDRFLDQVDVVCLNLYPGWYSPADDFRPDRIDAIVPEIREMIQKIHAQGRNDRPFVISEIGAGAIYGFRDPICGMWTEEYQAEYLSQVCEEILENDDVAGVGLWQFCDCRTYNGCEALKRPRSFNNKGNLDEYRRPKLAYPAVKRIWNPDPS; translated from the coding sequence GTGAATCCACAGGAAAGATATCCGTCGAGGCAGATTGTTTCACTCGATGGCCTGTGGGATTTCGCAAGAACGGATCCCAAGAAAGATATTGATTCGCTCGATCTACGATCGGTTCAGTTCGAGGAGACGATTAACGTTCCTGGATGCTTCGATATGCTACCCAGCTTGATTGGATGGCGAGGTGGCGTTCTCTATCGCCGAAAGATTAAGGTACCGCCGGGTGCGCGGGCTCGTCTGTGTTTCGGAGGCCTTTCGATTTGGGGCAAGGTGTTTGCCGATGGCGTTAAAGTAGGGGATCAGCGTAAACCTTACTCCACGTTTTGTTGCGATCTTCCAGTCAGTGAACGGGAGGAGAGGAGTCTCGTTGTATACGTGGATAACCGTTTCGATGGCGAGCGTTGCCCGTTGGTTCAGCCTTACCATGACTACTACCTTTACGGTGGAATCATCCGAAGCGTCTCGCTGCAGCTTTTGCCAGAGTCTTTCGTCGAGAATATCCGGGTTTTTGCGACGGATTACGAAAGTGGACGAGTCAAGGTGACCGTTTCTGTTGCTGGAAAACGGCCGGAAAGGAATAAGATATTCTACGCCTTTGATGACGCACAAATCGAGTCGGTTGACAGCGAGATGACCGATGGAATTTTGTCTTTTGAGGCGACAGTTCCGAGATTCAAAGTCTGGTCACCTGACAGTCCAAACTTGCATACGCTTCGGCTCATTTTCGGCCCCGACGAGAGTAATGTCTCATTCGGAATTCGTAGAGTTGAGACAAAGGAAAATCAGATTGTTTTGAATGGATCGTCGATAAAGTTGCTTGGGGTGAATCGGCATGAGGCGCATCCGACCTTTGGTGCTGCGGTGCCACTCCAGCAGCAGATCGCTGACCTTCAACTCTTGAAGGACCTGGGCTGCAATTTTATTCGTGGAAGTCACTATCCGCAGGACGAGGACTTTCTTGAGCTATGCGACCGAATGGGTTTTCTGGTCTGGGAGGAGTCTGTTGGCTGGGGCCAAACGGCAGAGCATTTTCGAAATGAAGACTACTGCAATTTAAACTTGGCGCAGACACGGGAGATGATAGAAGGGCATTGGAACCACCCGTGCATCATTATGTGGGGTTTCCAAAATGAGTCCGAGAGTCATCTCGATTCGGCGGACTCGCACTATAACGACCTACTCACTCTTTGCAGGGATCTGGACGATTCGCGGCTGGTCGTTTCTGCGACTAACAAAGGGATGCAGGACCGTTTCCTCGATCAGGTAGACGTCGTCTGTCTCAACCTATACCCGGGTTGGTATTCTCCGGCCGATGACTTTCGCCCGGATCGAATCGATGCAATTGTTCCAGAAATCAGAGAAATGATTCAGAAGATCCATGCACAAGGCAGAAACGATCGTCCCTTTGTCATCAGCGAAATTGGCGCCGGGGCAATCTATGGTTTCCGTGATCCGATTTGTGGGATGTGGACCGAGGAATACCAGGCCGAATACCTCAGTCAGGTTTGCGAAGAGATCCTTGAAAATGATGACGTTGCCGGCGTTGGCCTTTGGCAGTTTTGTGATTGCCGAACTTACAATGGTTGTGAAGCGCTTAAGCGGCCTCGATCATTCAACAACAAAGGCAATCTGGATGAATACCGCCGTCCGAAATTGGCTTACCCAGCGGTAAAACGGATTTGGAATCCAGATCCTTCTTAA
- a CDS encoding sodium:solute symporter family protein yields MLLLATSSLGSTPYYVLAGYLILLLSLGVLSLLKSRGAKNAEVDYYLAGRRQGIVVTSFTIMATYFSGFAILTFPGWVYSFGIAPMMFALNLPVAAAAIFLIGDRIRAAGQEHGFVTPADMITHHYGESRILRILVVVTGALYAIPYVIMQVKAGGELAEGLFKGVEPFQIFGAEITIYDTGVFALALITMLYVLVGGMRSVAWTDTVQGFLLLSAMLVSGVAIFYALDGPINYFKQVSRLDGEYLTMPSPGERFNATAALTFCLFASLASVIQPSQWMRFYSARSRDTLRKTAIIFTTVLPLCFLVGVFLVGLGGQVLFPLESEVAEASLSRPDQIVIAVISETLPKMLGSLGIFVVTLVLVAVMAASMSTADSALHALSGIVTRDVYRPFRPGSTESERTWVGRAVIVIATIVSAIIAHSLADSQFLSTIAQFFFLAMAFSAQLFPITVDMLFLKKGTAAGAMSGLAAGIFTVFLFPGISPLILGEDASIVQITSTLKSHLDVGFCGIVVNVVVFIAVTKLTAPKKTL; encoded by the coding sequence ATGTTGCTTTTAGCTACCAGCAGCCTTGGAAGCACTCCATACTACGTCCTCGCTGGCTATCTCATTCTTCTGCTCTCGCTCGGAGTGCTCTCACTCCTAAAGAGTCGAGGCGCTAAGAACGCTGAAGTCGACTACTACCTAGCTGGGCGTAGACAAGGTATTGTAGTTACCTCATTTACCATAATGGCGACCTACTTTTCGGGCTTCGCGATCTTAACGTTTCCGGGATGGGTTTACAGCTTTGGCATTGCTCCAATGATGTTCGCCTTGAACCTACCTGTCGCGGCAGCAGCCATCTTTTTGATCGGTGACCGTATTCGCGCAGCCGGTCAAGAGCACGGGTTCGTGACACCTGCAGATATGATCACGCACCATTACGGCGAGTCACGAATCCTTCGCATTCTCGTCGTTGTCACCGGAGCACTTTATGCAATCCCCTACGTGATCATGCAGGTAAAGGCCGGCGGCGAACTCGCCGAGGGTCTATTTAAAGGGGTCGAGCCATTCCAGATCTTCGGAGCAGAGATCACCATTTACGACACAGGGGTTTTTGCTCTCGCGCTCATCACGATGCTTTATGTTCTGGTTGGCGGCATGCGATCAGTGGCGTGGACCGATACAGTTCAAGGTTTTCTCCTGCTCTCTGCCATGCTGGTCTCAGGAGTTGCAATCTTCTATGCTCTGGATGGACCGATCAACTACTTCAAACAAGTTTCACGACTCGACGGAGAGTATTTAACCATGCCGTCCCCCGGTGAACGCTTCAACGCGACGGCCGCCCTCACCTTCTGTTTATTCGCCTCCTTAGCCTCCGTTATCCAACCCTCGCAATGGATGCGTTTCTATTCGGCGAGAAGTAGGGATACACTTCGGAAGACTGCGATCATTTTCACTACTGTGCTACCGCTCTGCTTCCTCGTCGGTGTCTTTCTCGTCGGGCTCGGTGGTCAGGTATTGTTCCCGCTGGAATCTGAAGTGGCAGAAGCGAGTCTTTCGCGGCCCGATCAGATCGTGATCGCCGTGATCAGTGAAACACTACCTAAAATGCTCGGCTCTCTTGGCATTTTCGTAGTAACGCTCGTTCTGGTCGCCGTAATGGCAGCCTCCATGTCGACAGCCGACTCCGCGCTTCACGCCCTTTCGGGCATCGTCACCCGTGATGTTTACCGCCCGTTTCGTCCGGGCTCAACCGAGTCCGAGCGCACCTGGGTTGGGCGAGCCGTGATTGTAATCGCAACAATCGTCTCAGCCATTATTGCGCACAGTCTAGCCGACTCCCAATTTCTTTCGACGATCGCGCAGTTCTTCTTTCTTGCGATGGCCTTTTCGGCGCAGCTCTTCCCAATCACGGTTGACATGCTCTTCCTGAAAAAAGGTACGGCGGCAGGTGCTATGTCAGGCCTAGCCGCGGGCATATTCACCGTCTTTCTCTTTCCCGGGATCAGCCCCCTAATCCTCGGAGAGGATGCATCGATTGTTCAAATCACCAGCACCCTAAAGTCCCATCTCGACGTCGGATTCTGCGGAATCGTCGTCAATGTAGTAGTCTTCATTGCTGTAACAAAACTGACCGCTCCCAAAAAAACTCTCTAG
- a CDS encoding PSD1 and planctomycete cytochrome C domain-containing protein, translated as MSPLKGALTSPRVLVYASLTALSSTIWTFVGAAADPEKIDFNRDVRPILSNHCYFCHGPDVENNKADLRLDIRELAIESGAIVPGNAGASLAIERVSTDDEFDIMPPPEVHKPLSEEQIRTLAAWIDQGAEYEIHWSYKRVERPELDSIDAILKSGLKRRGLGFSKEAPAETLVRRVYLDTIGLPPTPEEANKFLGNQSPNAYEALVDELLASPHFGENMAIDWLDAVRFADTVGYHGDQSRDASPFRDYVINAFNTNKPYDEFVTEQLAGDLLPNATIQQRVAASFNRLNQISSEGGIQDKEYIKKYQAERIRTTSTALLGSTLACAECHDHKYDPFTAKDFYSFGAFFADILEKGANTGDGSYQEKDVSEYLAPPEIFEQRRFGPTMRVPNRTFLQNPEHYEAENQRRLNSLRSGTDTAAREFENWLTEKRKAAAAGIPADYYLTDLTNDSAVSFIGAPLKVENGYRYQFEVRLNEIAEGEKHGFGILYSFEDTEYLVYWGNGVNEKKPHRKLINRSDLPKADTWTELYIYPDSLKTHRGKSPKSISFVSSETTIDGNAVDVRNFRLKTKRQKVPIGDLKKEGVTLLEKYLTNEAIDADLERLRVIYYEAHAASPDQIELRNSYRAMNDYLNGTRNTPATISAKPREVRVLPRGDWTDESGAVVLPATPEFLDFAIASDPGERLSRLDLAEWIVHRDNPLTARTYVNRVWGHFFGTPISSAPEDLGLQGEYPVYPELLELLASDFMESGWDVKQLVKSILMSEAYRQSSRSTPELDELDPYNRLIARQSPRRLRAENIRDNALAISDLLVRRIGGSSAKPYQPDGYYQHLNFPKRTYETSTGEDQYRRGLYMHWQRTFLHPMLIAFDAPSRDECAVARPISNTPLQALNKLNDPSFVEAAIALSHAILLDHPGDDLSRLEYAYRRVLTRDPKTREQDILMEFLDRERSRFSESPEEASALVASANFTSSNQVETTELAAWTGLTRALLNLHETITRY; from the coding sequence ATGTCACCCCTAAAAGGCGCGCTCACCTCGCCCAGAGTACTGGTTTACGCGTCGCTAACGGCTCTAAGCTCGACGATCTGGACTTTTGTCGGTGCCGCAGCGGACCCTGAGAAAATTGATTTCAATAGGGATGTTCGTCCTATCCTCTCGAACCACTGCTACTTCTGCCATGGACCCGATGTAGAGAACAACAAGGCAGATCTGCGCCTCGATATTCGTGAACTCGCTATTGAATCAGGGGCCATTGTACCGGGCAACGCGGGCGCGAGTCTGGCAATTGAGCGAGTCTCAACGGATGATGAGTTCGATATCATGCCTCCACCTGAGGTTCACAAGCCACTTTCAGAGGAGCAAATCCGCACCCTTGCCGCTTGGATAGACCAAGGCGCAGAATACGAAATCCATTGGTCCTATAAGCGTGTTGAAAGACCTGAGCTCGACAGTATCGATGCGATTTTGAAGAGCGGACTTAAAAGGCGGGGACTCGGATTTTCGAAGGAAGCTCCGGCCGAAACTCTCGTTCGACGTGTCTACTTGGACACGATCGGGTTACCTCCAACCCCTGAAGAGGCTAATAAGTTTCTAGGCAACCAGTCACCAAACGCATACGAGGCACTAGTCGATGAGTTACTCGCCTCGCCTCACTTCGGCGAGAACATGGCGATCGATTGGCTCGATGCGGTGCGTTTTGCCGATACAGTCGGCTACCACGGCGACCAATCACGGGATGCCTCACCGTTTCGCGACTACGTGATCAATGCCTTCAACACTAACAAGCCCTATGACGAATTCGTCACCGAACAGTTAGCTGGGGATCTCCTTCCCAATGCGACGATCCAGCAACGCGTAGCCGCGAGTTTTAACCGCCTCAATCAAATCAGTAGCGAGGGCGGCATTCAGGACAAGGAATACATTAAGAAGTATCAGGCCGAACGCATCCGCACGACTTCAACGGCTCTGTTGGGATCGACTTTGGCGTGTGCCGAATGCCACGACCACAAATACGATCCCTTCACGGCAAAAGACTTCTATTCATTCGGCGCCTTCTTTGCCGATATATTGGAAAAAGGAGCGAACACAGGAGATGGTAGCTACCAGGAGAAAGACGTGAGCGAATATCTGGCACCACCCGAAATCTTTGAGCAGAGACGTTTCGGGCCTACGATGCGTGTGCCGAATCGAACCTTCCTGCAGAATCCTGAGCATTACGAAGCCGAGAACCAAAGGCGGCTGAATTCTCTTCGTTCCGGAACTGACACTGCTGCGAGAGAATTCGAAAACTGGCTGACTGAGAAACGAAAAGCCGCCGCTGCCGGCATACCGGCCGACTACTATTTGACGGATTTGACGAACGATTCTGCGGTCTCCTTCATTGGTGCCCCTCTAAAAGTCGAGAACGGCTACCGCTACCAATTTGAGGTTCGGCTAAATGAAATCGCGGAAGGCGAAAAGCATGGATTCGGGATACTCTACAGCTTCGAAGATACCGAGTATCTTGTTTATTGGGGCAATGGGGTGAACGAAAAGAAGCCGCATCGAAAACTAATAAACCGGTCGGACCTTCCGAAGGCCGATACATGGACCGAGCTCTACATCTACCCGGACTCACTTAAAACCCATCGAGGAAAATCACCGAAATCGATAAGCTTCGTCTCAAGTGAGACCACAATCGATGGCAACGCAGTTGATGTGCGCAACTTTCGACTCAAAACCAAGCGCCAAAAAGTCCCCATTGGAGACCTTAAAAAGGAAGGGGTTACACTACTCGAAAAGTATCTGACAAACGAAGCCATCGACGCCGATTTAGAACGGCTTCGAGTGATCTATTACGAAGCGCATGCCGCCAGCCCCGACCAAATCGAATTGCGCAACTCTTATCGCGCGATGAACGATTACCTCAACGGCACCCGGAATACCCCAGCGACGATCAGCGCCAAGCCGAGAGAGGTTAGAGTGCTTCCCAGGGGCGACTGGACAGATGAAAGTGGCGCAGTCGTTCTTCCGGCGACGCCCGAGTTCCTCGACTTTGCCATTGCTTCAGATCCGGGAGAGCGACTCTCAAGACTCGATCTTGCCGAATGGATCGTGCATCGAGACAATCCTCTTACCGCCCGCACCTATGTAAATCGAGTCTGGGGACACTTTTTCGGCACCCCTATATCCAGTGCTCCAGAGGACCTTGGCTTGCAAGGCGAGTATCCAGTATACCCGGAACTTTTAGAGCTCCTCGCTTCCGATTTTATGGAGTCCGGATGGGACGTGAAACAGCTCGTTAAATCGATTCTCATGTCGGAAGCCTACCGCCAAAGCAGCAGATCGACTCCCGAGCTTGACGAATTGGATCCCTATAACCGACTCATCGCACGGCAAAGCCCACGGCGGCTTCGGGCTGAGAATATTCGCGACAACGCACTTGCCATATCGGACCTGCTCGTTCGCCGAATCGGCGGATCTAGTGCCAAACCGTATCAACCGGATGGATACTACCAACACCTCAATTTTCCAAAGCGCACTTACGAGACCAGCACAGGCGAAGATCAGTATCGCCGCGGACTCTACATGCATTGGCAACGCACCTTCCTACATCCAATGCTCATCGCCTTCGACGCACCAAGTCGCGACGAATGCGCGGTCGCACGTCCCATATCGAACACACCACTTCAAGCCCTCAACAAGCTGAACGACCCAAGCTTCGTCGAAGCGGCCATCGCACTTTCTCACGCAATCCTCTTGGATCATCCGGGCGACGACCTCTCACGCCTCGAATATGCCTACCGGCGTGTGCTCACCCGCGACCCTAAAACACGGGAGCAGGACATCCTCATGGAGTTTCTCGACCGAGAGCGTAGCCGGTTTTCGGAAAGTCCGGAAGAAGCCAGCGCTCTCGTCGCATCTGCAAACTTTACATCTTCAAACCAGGTAGAGACGACTGAGCTCGCCGCATGGACTGGCCTGACTCGCGCACTCCTCAATCTTCACGAAACCATTACCCGCTACTAA
- a CDS encoding sulfatase-like hydrolase/transferase translates to MLSGDDRPNIVFILADDVGLGDVSFYRENFMESEPVLETPSIDRLAEGGMWFTDGHSSTALCAPTRYAIMSGKNNYRSVAPWGVWNSFLEGAIEPGDTTLGTVARDGGYATGFVGKWHLGLNFEKLNGRGYFRGNDRSENVINADMTRIAYGGPKDMGFDYSYALPTGIQGPLYLAYENEEWAPFHPDSEIIAYNSENARDPETITQEDLDEVGVVGNMTISDKGPGMGDSHWDSSKMGEILSTKAADFIDANAGKQPFFLYYCSPHPHRPHMPPVELHGEKVLRTLPSRHLEMMKVLDLEVGHIVEALERNDVLDNTLIVFSADNGGLTWKVPGTMESGHRPSGRFRGAKSAPHEGGHRVPFIAHWPDKIEPGQLNDELVVTHDMLATVASIAGTEVEDQDTLDSMNLLPILEGQTDFNGRDFMLMQAGAGFEVIYREGPWKLIIQSNHRLDKWEPIALFNLETNLSEKEGQNYINHPEYRRKVESMFAKYMDMRKSGVRTAPVNR, encoded by the coding sequence ATGCTATCCGGCGACGATCGACCAAACATTGTTTTCATCCTCGCTGACGATGTTGGGTTGGGAGACGTGAGCTTTTATCGGGAGAATTTTATGGAAAGTGAACCCGTTCTGGAGACACCTTCGATCGATCGACTGGCCGAGGGTGGTATGTGGTTTACGGATGGTCATTCCTCGACGGCCCTCTGTGCACCCACTCGGTATGCGATCATGAGTGGGAAAAACAACTACCGATCTGTCGCGCCCTGGGGTGTGTGGAACTCATTTCTCGAAGGAGCGATTGAGCCTGGGGATACCACGCTTGGAACAGTTGCCAGGGACGGGGGTTACGCTACTGGCTTTGTCGGTAAGTGGCACCTCGGATTGAATTTTGAAAAGCTGAACGGTCGCGGTTACTTCCGTGGAAACGATCGGAGTGAGAACGTAATCAATGCCGACATGACTAGGATTGCCTACGGGGGTCCAAAGGATATGGGTTTTGACTACAGCTATGCACTCCCAACGGGTATTCAAGGGCCACTTTATTTAGCTTACGAAAATGAAGAGTGGGCGCCGTTTCACCCGGATTCCGAGATCATTGCCTACAACAGCGAGAACGCGCGCGACCCTGAGACCATAACCCAAGAGGACCTTGATGAGGTTGGCGTGGTTGGAAACATGACCATCTCAGACAAGGGTCCGGGAATGGGAGACTCTCACTGGGATTCCTCAAAAATGGGCGAAATATTGTCAACCAAGGCCGCGGACTTCATCGATGCCAACGCAGGGAAGCAGCCGTTCTTTCTCTACTACTGCAGTCCGCATCCTCATCGGCCGCATATGCCTCCGGTCGAGCTGCACGGCGAAAAGGTTCTCCGCACATTACCGTCGCGGCACCTCGAAATGATGAAGGTGCTTGATCTTGAAGTCGGACACATTGTCGAGGCGCTGGAGCGAAATGATGTCCTGGATAACACATTGATCGTTTTTTCTGCAGACAATGGCGGCCTCACTTGGAAGGTCCCAGGGACGATGGAGTCAGGTCATCGGCCGAGCGGCAGATTCCGTGGCGCGAAAAGTGCGCCGCACGAAGGTGGGCATCGAGTGCCCTTCATCGCTCACTGGCCAGACAAGATCGAACCCGGTCAACTGAACGATGAGCTCGTAGTTACCCATGACATGTTGGCCACGGTGGCGAGTATTGCGGGGACTGAGGTTGAGGACCAAGATACACTCGACTCGATGAACCTGCTCCCGATTTTAGAGGGACAAACGGATTTCAACGGTCGTGACTTCATGCTGATGCAAGCAGGTGCTGGATTTGAAGTGATTTACCGTGAAGGACCATGGAAACTGATCATTCAAAGTAACCATAGGCTCGATAAGTGGGAGCCAATTGCCTTGTTTAATTTGGAAACAAACCTGTCCGAGAAGGAGGGGCAGAATTACATCAACCACCCCGAGTATCGGAGGAAGGTCGAGTCAATGTTTGCAAAGTATATGGATATGCGGAAGAGCGGCGTCCGCACTGCGCCCGTCAATCGATAG
- a CDS encoding Gfo/Idh/MocA family oxidoreductase gives MIGVGGQGVQVNLSNFLTYGDCRVIAVCDAFMDRADRARNIVNEAYGSNDCKAVQDFRELLADPGIDAVVISTPDHWHVPMSLMALEAGKHVFSEKPTHSIDEGRQLINAFANSDKVFQGGIEDRSKIHFHKMVEWVKNGAIGDLERVDVIMPKGNDVEFDEISPVPETLDWNLWQGPAEHREYSWNRVSGRGWRQIGIYSKGAILDIGTHLVDTAQLGINDPHGVAVEASGTGMIPEGRLSDVPLEYDLIYRYSNGVELSVRNGEGAVRDPASCFIQFTGSKGWIKRDGWHGPLEASDREILRARYKPEESKHWPIPKSEQRNFVDCIRSGEQTSYPPQALHEMCTTLHMGVMAIELGRALQWDPDAEAFINDDEANKRRFTPPARNWESV, from the coding sequence ATGATTGGTGTCGGCGGTCAGGGTGTGCAGGTGAACCTTTCCAACTTTCTGACGTATGGAGACTGTCGAGTGATTGCGGTGTGCGATGCCTTTATGGATCGGGCGGATCGGGCGCGGAATATCGTCAACGAGGCTTACGGTTCGAATGACTGCAAAGCGGTGCAGGACTTCCGTGAGCTACTTGCCGACCCGGGAATTGACGCGGTCGTAATTTCAACTCCGGATCACTGGCATGTTCCTATGTCGCTTATGGCGCTTGAAGCAGGCAAGCACGTCTTCAGTGAGAAGCCCACCCACAGCATCGATGAGGGACGTCAGTTAATCAATGCCTTCGCAAATTCTGACAAGGTCTTTCAAGGTGGTATCGAAGACCGGTCCAAAATCCATTTTCACAAAATGGTCGAGTGGGTAAAGAACGGTGCGATCGGAGACTTGGAGCGGGTTGATGTAATCATGCCGAAGGGAAATGATGTCGAGTTCGACGAAATTTCTCCGGTTCCAGAAACGCTCGACTGGAATCTTTGGCAAGGCCCTGCCGAACACCGGGAGTATAGTTGGAATCGCGTAAGCGGAAGAGGTTGGCGTCAGATCGGAATCTACTCGAAAGGGGCAATCCTTGATATTGGCACCCATCTTGTGGATACGGCGCAGCTCGGCATAAACGATCCTCATGGCGTCGCGGTTGAGGCCTCCGGCACTGGAATGATACCTGAAGGGCGGCTTTCTGACGTGCCCCTAGAGTATGATTTGATCTACCGCTACAGCAACGGAGTGGAACTGAGTGTGCGCAATGGGGAAGGTGCTGTCCGGGATCCGGCCAGTTGCTTTATTCAGTTCACCGGAAGCAAGGGCTGGATCAAGCGTGATGGCTGGCACGGTCCGCTTGAGGCCAGTGACCGGGAGATCCTCCGGGCGCGTTACAAGCCGGAAGAAAGTAAGCACTGGCCGATTCCGAAAAGCGAGCAACGCAATTTTGTTGATTGTATCCGGTCCGGAGAACAAACCTCATACCCACCGCAAGCGCTGCATGAAATGTGTACCACCCTGCATATGGGCGTGATGGCGATTGAGCTCGGGCGAGCTTTGCAGTGGGACCCGGACGCGGAGGCCTTCATTAATGACGATGAGGCAAATAAACGCCGATTTACCCCTCCAGCCCGAAATTGGGAGAGCGTTTGA